The following proteins are co-located in the Calliphora vicina chromosome 2, idCalVici1.1, whole genome shotgun sequence genome:
- the CycE gene encoding G1/S-specific cyclin-E isoform X2, with protein MKCERKRKVIEMDPELGFEPSAKRQQRLPSLYQSDNGSVVSSAYPSPVDEILAQEIDTRSSSECLSTGTDFEVVNDAIPDSPNSLRHDDDYVEHIIEDDDDVVVEHEVVVEDDDSDHITDDDDVDDIISASPCSTTSTKISQIYKPAAKPQNLSSDEVDNAGVHHGERTPGQRLSTGKTPNCNKTSASHLNQQPKVKSFDEYLNSHYDDCMTPAADPEPPRQCPLPALSWANAQDVWQLMCKKDEQASCLRDCNMLDHHPGLQPRMRAILLDWLIEVCEVYKLHRETYYLAVDYLDRYLSVQKSVQKTHLQLIGITCLFVAAKVEEIYPPKIGEFAYVTDGACQENDILQHEILLLQALEWSISPVTPIGWLGVYMQLNVNNRTPASFQASQRNQNIDTNSCTTINTNSPKQKQKPAFNNNNNTSTMPQNCEVDDAFIYPQFSGLEFVQTAQLLDLCSLDVGVGNFPYSVIAAAAMSHTFNRETALRCSGLDWLTIQPCSRWMAPFFEVISEESHNLHLLEQNEQITTKFGLGHICPNIVTDDSHIIQTHTTTMTMFDRACLIQEQIMAMATKIKQEASPATGLMCPDGLLTPPASSRKPMGIIDEDDDDENHQDLENTN; from the exons ATGAAGTGTGAGCGCAAAAGAAAAGTCATCGAAATG GACCCCGAATTAGGCTTTGAGCCATCTGCCAAACGTCAACAGCGCTTGCCATCGCTATATCAAAGTGACAATGGCTCTGTGGTCTCCTCCGCCTATCCATCACCTGTTGATGAAATTTTGGCTCAAGAAATCGATACGCGCAGCTCATCGGAATGTCTATCGACCGGTACAGATTTTGAGGTGGTCAATGATGCCATACCCGATAGTCCCAACAGTTTAAGACATGACGATGATTACGTTGAGCACATAatagaagatgatgatgatgttgttgtagaACATGAGGTTGTGGTTGAGGATGATGATAGCGACCATATAACAGACGACGATGATGTCGATGATATTATCTCAGCATCACCCTGTTCAACAACCTCtacaaaaatatcacaaatttaCAAACCTGCCGCTAAACCACAAAACCTCTCATCTGATGAGGTGGATAATGCTGGTGTGCATCATGGTGAACGCACCCCTGGACAAAGATTATCTACCGGTAAAACACcaaattgcaacaaaacatCCGCCTCTCATTTAAACCAACAGCCCAAGGTAAAATCCTTTGATGAGTATTTGAATAGCCATTACGATGACTGTATGACACCGGCTGCTGATCCCGAGCCACCCAGACAATGTCCTCTGCCCGCCCTGTCGTGGGCCAATGCTCAGGATGTCTGGCAATTGATGTGCAAAAAAGATGAGCAGGCCTCCTGCTTAAGAGATTGCAATATGTTGGATCATCATCCCGGACTACAGCCTCGTATGCGCGCCATTCTACTCGATTGGTTAATCGAAGTCTGTGAAGTGTATAAACTACACCGTGAGACCTACTATTTGGCTGTCGACTATTTGGATCGCTACTTGAGTGTCCAGAAGAGTGTACAAAAGACCCACTTACAATTGATAGGCATTACCTGTCTGTTTGTGGCAGCCAAAGTTGAGGAAATCTACCCACCCAAAATTGGCGAATTTGCCTATGTCACCGATGGTGCTTGCCAAGAGAACGATATCTTGCAACATGAAATTTTACTGTTGCAAGCTTTAGAATGGAGTATTAGTCCTGTGACACCCATCGGCTGGTTAGGTGTTTATATGCAATTGAATGTTAATAATCGTACACCAGCATCGTTTCAAGCGTCACAAAGAAATCAAAACATCGACACCAACTCCTGCACCACAATAAATACAAACtcaccaaaacaaaaacaaaaacctgcctttaataataataacaacaccTCAACAATGCCACAAAATTGTGAGGTCGATGATGCTTTCATTTATCCACAATTTTCGGGCTTGGAGTTTGTGCAAACAGCTCAGTTATTGGATTTATGTTCGCTGGATGTTGGCGTTGGCAATTTCCCTTATTCGGTGATTGCAGCAGCGGCTATGTCACACACATTTAATAG AGAAACTGCTTTACGTTGTTCTGGTTTGGATTGGCTAACAATACAGCCCTGTTCGCGTTGGATGGCACCATTCTTTGAAGTGATATCAGAAGAATCGCATAATTTACATTTATTAGAACAAAATGAGCAAATCACCACTAAATTTGGCTTGGGTCATATATGTCCCAATATTGTGACAGATGATTCTCACATAATACAAACCCACACCACAACAATGACGATGTTT GATCGTGCTTGTCTTATACAAGAACAAATCATGGCTATGGCCACAAAAATCAAACAAGAAGCTTCTCCAGCTACTGGTCTTATGTGTCCCGATGGTTTATTAACACCACCCGCATCTAGTCGCAAACCCATGGGCATTATagatgaagatgatgatgatgaaaatcATCAAGATcttgaaaatacaaattga